Proteins encoded by one window of Haematobia irritans isolate KBUSLIRL chromosome 2, ASM5000362v1, whole genome shotgun sequence:
- the LOC142225317 gene encoding seminal metalloprotease 1-like translates to MNIRYDFIPLIGILSLVFVNTWSAPLDYPDIEDADTELDGGYLLDDMIVDVVKNGAVKRSFRWPRATVYYKISSKYNETFINSIKLAMSTLESVSCIRFREATKKIKIYLTISPIMVGCHSRVGYSGKVQRLNLDMNLPKCSNPVVIMHELLHTLGFYHEHMSPDRDDYIVVNWENIIPGKEHVFHKLSNDTITDFGVGYDYESIMHYGRKGFTVNGMETITPLDTSANIGQREHLSEKDIAKLNIMYNCTMKPVTEMPDGNYENVNPNPIDAGNEINDL, encoded by the exons ATGAATATTCGATATGATTTCATTCCTCTCATTGGCATATTGTCCCTTGTGTTCGTTAATACATGGAGTGCCCCTTTGGATTATCCGGATATTGAAGACGCTGATACTGAGTTAGATGGTGGATATTTACTGGATGATATGATTGTCGATGTTGTGAAAAATGGAGCTGTAAAGCGTTCCTTCAGATGGCCTCGCGCCACAGTCTACTATAAAATATCGAGCAAATATA ATGAAACCTTCATCAATAGCATTAAGTTAGCCATGTCAACACTGGAATCGGTTTCCTGCATACGCTTTCGTGAGGCAACTAAAAAAATCAAGATCTATTTGACTATCTCTCCCATAATGGTTGGATGCCATTCAAGAGTTGGCTATAGTGGCAAAGTTCAAAGATTAAATTTGGACATGAATTTACCGAAGTGTTCTAACCCAGTTGTTATAATGCATGAATTGCTTCATACTCTTGGATTCTATCATGAACATATGTCACCCGATCGTGATGATTACATCGTTGTCAATTGGGAAAATATCATACCTGGGAAAGAACATGTTTTCCACAAACTTTCTAATGACACAATAACAGATTTTGGTGTTGGCTATGATTATGAAAGTATAATGCATTATGGACGCAAAGGATTCACAGTAAATGGAATGGAGACAATAACACCGCTGGATACTTCTGCCAATATTGGTCAACGTGAACACTTGAGTGAAAAGGATATTGCCAAATTGAATATTATGTACAATTGTACAATGAAGCCGGTAACCGAAATGCCTGATGGCAATTATGAAAATGTAAATCCAAATCCGATAGATGCTGGGAATGAGATCAAcgatctgtag